From Aquificota bacterium, one genomic window encodes:
- a CDS encoding CPBP family intramembrane metalloprotease, with translation MLHKENFLALSLQAFAEELFFRAYLMQRLSNFTVSLLFTLPHIILYGHLWSFLTFFPSLLYGFVYQRTGSLALVSLLHLGSNVLWFKVIKFSLCTS, from the coding sequence ATGCTTCATAAGGAAAACTTTCTTGCCCTTTCCTTGCAGGCCTTTGCCGAAGAGCTTTTCTTTAGGGCCTACCTTATGCAAAGGCTTTCTAACTTTACCGTCTCTCTCCTTTTTACCCTTCCCCACATCATCCTATATGGCCACCTTTGGTCCTTCCTTACCTTTTTCCCCTCCCTTCTTTACGGCTTTGTATACCAGAGGACTGGATCCCTTGCCCTTGTGAGCCTTTTGCACCTTGGTAGTAATGTGCTGTGGTTTAAGGTGATAAAATTTTCTCTATGCACCAGCTAA
- a CDS encoding FAD-dependent oxidoreductase — MHQLIIIGGGPAGISASIYAQRKRMDFLLITKEVGGQVLKAGEIENYLGYALVDGIAFVEKMLDQMRRLGVEPIVDEVVEVKREEEGFKVKTASGKEFYTKTVLFCTGAEHRRLGVPGEKEYTGRGVSYCYTCDAPFFKDAKVVVVGGGNSGFEAADQLTNYAKEIYLVEISDQFRADEVLREKVLSNPKVKTLLRHRVLEIRGDGNGVRSVVLEDLRENKIFELEVEGVFVEVGLKPNSELAKSLGVLTTQRDEIIIDCNNRTSERGVYAAGDCTNIFAKQIITAAGEGAKALLSIYHDLTYGVSSWI, encoded by the coding sequence ATGCACCAGCTAATCATAATAGGTGGAGGCCCTGCGGGCATCTCTGCAAGCATATACGCCCAAAGGAAGAGGATGGATTTTTTATTGATAACTAAGGAAGTAGGGGGGCAGGTGCTAAAGGCTGGAGAGATAGAGAACTACCTCGGTTATGCCCTGGTGGATGGCATTGCCTTTGTTGAGAAGATGCTAGACCAGATGAGAAGGCTTGGTGTGGAGCCTATTGTGGATGAGGTGGTGGAGGTAAAGAGGGAGGAGGAAGGCTTTAAAGTAAAAACAGCCTCTGGGAAGGAGTTTTATACAAAGACGGTGCTATTTTGCACGGGAGCAGAGCACAGAAGGCTTGGAGTTCCTGGAGAGAAGGAGTATACGGGAAGGGGAGTTTCCTACTGCTATACCTGTGATGCACCCTTTTTTAAGGATGCCAAGGTGGTGGTAGTGGGGGGTGGAAACTCGGGCTTTGAGGCCGCAGACCAGCTTACCAACTACGCAAAGGAAATATACCTTGTGGAGATATCAGACCAGTTTAGGGCGGACGAGGTCCTAAGGGAAAAGGTGCTTTCAAACCCAAAGGTGAAGACTTTATTAAGACATAGGGTCCTTGAGATAAGGGGAGATGGCAATGGGGTAAGGTCTGTAGTTTTGGAGGACCTAAGGGAAAATAAAATTTTTGAGCTTGAGGTGGAAGGAGTCTTTGTTGAAGTGGGTCTAAAGCCCAACTCTGAGCTTGCCAAAAGCCTGGGAGTTTTGACCACACAAAGGGATGAGATAATCATAGATTGCAACAACAGGACCTCTGAGAGGGGAGTTTATGCGGCGGGCGATTGCACCAACATCTTTGCCAAGCAGATAATAACAGCAGCGGGCGAAGGAGCCAAGGCCCTTTTATCCATATACCACGACCTCACCTACGGTGTATCCTCATGGATTTAG
- the deoC gene encoding deoxyribose-phosphate aldolase produces MDLAKFIDHSILRPNHTLKDLEDQINRCANLGVYAVCVNPFWVKKAVEIANGRLVVCSVISFPFGLDRKEEKLWQTIRALEEGARELDIVMNISAFKSGLYGYVEEELRAIARNTEGAIRKVIIETAYLTEKEKALAVEMVANAGIEFVKTSTGYAPTGATEEDVRLLVSFSKGRLKVKASGGIRTREQALRFISLGAERIGTSSTFEILGGEG; encoded by the coding sequence ATGGATTTAGCCAAGTTTATAGACCACTCCATACTGAGGCCAAACCACACTTTAAAGGATCTGGAAGACCAGATAAACAGGTGTGCAAATCTTGGTGTTTATGCCGTATGCGTAAACCCCTTTTGGGTAAAGAAGGCTGTGGAGATAGCCAACGGAAGGCTTGTGGTATGTAGTGTTATCTCCTTTCCCTTTGGCCTTGACAGAAAGGAGGAGAAGCTTTGGCAGACCATAAGGGCCTTGGAAGAGGGGGCAAGAGAATTGGACATAGTCATGAACATATCTGCCTTCAAAAGCGGTTTGTATGGCTATGTGGAGGAGGAGTTGAGGGCTATAGCAAGGAACACGGAGGGCGCCATAAGAAAGGTGATCATTGAAACAGCTTACCTTACAGAAAAAGAGAAGGCCCTTGCGGTAGAAATGGTGGCCAACGCTGGCATAGAGTTTGTAAAGACCTCTACAGGCTATGCTCCCACTGGTGCCACAGAGGAAGATGTGAGGCTTTTGGTAAGCTTTTCAAAGGGAAGGCTAAAGGTGAAGGCCTCAGGCGGTATAAGGACAAGGGAGCAGGCCTTAAGGTTTATAAGCCTTGGTGCAGAAAGGATTGGGACAAGCAGCACCTTTGAAATACTTGGAGGAGAAGGATGA
- a CDS encoding adenylosuccinate lyase, translated as MIERYTRKEMGEIWSDLNKFRLWLNVELAVCRAWQRLGKIPEEALRAIEERVHVDEEVLKKIEEYERKYRHDVLAFVSAIGEQIPEYSHYFHMGLTSSDVVDTALALQLREALRLILEDMDKVMERLKELAINHKRTIMMGRTHGVHAEPITLGLKFLSWYEELKRNRERLLQALENISYGKLSGAVGTYSNLLPEVERLALEELGLKVEPVSTQIVPRDRHAQVMYALASTACALERFATEIRHLQRTEVLELMEPFKEGQRGSSAMPHKKNPIHAERLCGLARIIRANLLVSLENIPLWHERDISHSSAERIILPDSTIALDYMLNLFLEMLQGLVVNKERMVKNMELSHGLYASSKILVLLMEKGVARDRAYDMVQRCAMRSWKEGIAFERSLMEDGEVSQYLSQEEIRQAIDPWAFLRHIDHIYERCLQG; from the coding sequence ATGATAGAGAGGTATACAAGGAAAGAAATGGGTGAGATATGGTCAGACCTTAACAAGTTTAGGCTGTGGCTAAATGTAGAGCTGGCCGTATGTAGGGCATGGCAAAGGCTTGGAAAGATACCAGAGGAGGCCCTAAGGGCCATAGAGGAGAGGGTGCATGTGGACGAGGAGGTCTTAAAAAAGATAGAAGAGTATGAAAGAAAATATAGGCACGATGTTTTGGCCTTTGTATCGGCCATAGGCGAGCAGATACCAGAATACTCTCACTACTTTCATATGGGGCTTACCTCCTCCGATGTGGTGGATACGGCCTTAGCTTTGCAATTAAGAGAGGCCCTAAGGCTCATACTTGAGGACATGGACAAGGTAATGGAAAGGCTAAAGGAGCTTGCCATAAATCACAAAAGGACAATTATGATGGGGAGGACCCATGGGGTCCATGCAGAGCCTATAACCCTCGGCTTAAAGTTCCTAAGCTGGTATGAAGAGCTAAAAAGAAACAGGGAGAGGCTTTTGCAAGCCTTGGAAAACATATCTTACGGAAAGCTTTCCGGTGCCGTAGGCACCTATTCAAACCTTCTGCCAGAGGTGGAAAGGCTTGCCCTTGAAGAACTTGGCCTAAAGGTGGAGCCAGTCTCTACCCAGATAGTGCCAAGGGACAGGCATGCCCAAGTTATGTATGCTTTAGCTTCTACGGCCTGCGCCCTTGAGAGGTTTGCCACCGAGATAAGACATCTGCAAAGGACGGAGGTGCTTGAGCTTATGGAGCCTTTTAAAGAGGGCCAAAGGGGATCTTCGGCCATGCCCCACAAGAAAAATCCCATACATGCCGAACGCCTCTGCGGCCTTGCAAGGATAATAAGGGCAAACCTTTTAGTATCCCTTGAAAACATACCCCTATGGCACGAGAGGGACATTTCCCACTCTTCGGCAGAAAGGATCATTTTGCCCGACTCCACCATAGCCCTTGACTACATGCTAAACCTCTTCCTTGAAATGCTACAAGGCCTTGTGGTAAATAAGGAAAGGATGGTAAAAAACATGGAGCTTTCCCATGGCCTTTATGCCTCCTCCAAAATATTGGTGTTGCTTATGGAAAAGGGTGTGGCAAGGGACAGGGCTTATGATATGGTCCAAAGGTGCGCCATGAGAAGCTGGAAGGAGGGCATAGCCTTTGAAAGGTCTCTGATGGAAGACGGGGAAGTAAGCCAGTATTTGAGCCAAGAGGAGATAAGACAGGCCATAGACCCTTGGGCCTTCTTAAGGCACATAGACCACATATACGAGCGGTGCCTGCAAGGGTAG
- a CDS encoding DUF29 domain-containing protein, with the protein MEPRTISKEELKELYEKDFPLWVEKNLELLREKAYDLVDWENLLEEIEDMGLRHLESCISHLAVILEHLYKWDHFRGLTKAGKEKGGLSWIKSVELAREDIKALFKRYPSLRSKLPTELQSAWIEAVKNLRKWLIKIGKNPDKYSIPEECPYTYEEAMTRDLRKEIKR; encoded by the coding sequence ATGGAGCCAAGGACCATATCAAAGGAAGAGCTAAAAGAGCTTTATGAAAAGGACTTCCCTCTTTGGGTGGAGAAAAACTTAGAACTCCTGAGAGAAAAGGCCTACGACTTGGTAGACTGGGAGAATCTATTGGAGGAGATAGAGGATATGGGCCTAAGACATCTTGAAAGCTGTATAAGCCATTTGGCGGTGATTTTGGAACACCTATACAAATGGGACCATTTTAGAGGACTTACAAAGGCTGGGAAAGAAAAAGGTGGGCTAAGCTGGATAAAGAGCGTAGAGCTTGCAAGGGAAGATATTAAAGCTTTATTTAAAAGATATCCAAGTCTGAGGAGTAAATTACCAACAGAGCTTCAAAGTGCTTGGATTGAGGCTGTAAAAAACCTTAGAAAATGGCTTATAAAGATTGGAAAGAACCCAGACAAATACTCTATCCCAGAGGAATGTCCCTACACCTATGAAGAAGCCATGACAAGAGATTTAAGGAAGGAGATAAAGAGATGA
- a CDS encoding DUF29 domain-containing protein yields MRTIGKEELKELYEKDFPLWVEKNLELLREKAYDLVDWENLLEEIEDMAKAELRACRSHLAVILEHLYKWDHFRELTRAGEEKGGRSWIKSVERARERLELIFEDAPSLRKKLPDELSKAWKEARIRLLEWLDEIGEDSDKYHIPEKCPYTYEEAMTRDLRKEI; encoded by the coding sequence ATGAGGACCATAGGCAAGGAGGAATTAAAAGAACTTTACGAAAAGGACTTTCCCCTTTGGGTGGAGAAAAATCTGGAGCTTCTTAGAGAAAAGGCCTATGACTTGGTAGACTGGGAAAACCTCTTGGAGGAAATAGAGGATATGGCAAAGGCAGAGCTAAGAGCTTGTAGGAGCCATCTTGCTGTTATCTTAGAACACCTATATAAGTGGGACCACTTTAGAGAACTTACCAGGGCTGGAGAGGAAAAGGGAGGGCGTAGCTGGATAAAGAGTGTGGAGCGTGCAAGAGAAAGGCTTGAACTAATTTTTGAAGATGCTCCAAGTTTAAGAAAAAAGCTACCCGATGAACTTTCAAAAGCATGGAAGGAAGCAAGGATAAGGCTTTTAGAATGGCTTGACGAAATCGGAGAAGACTCAGACAAATACCACATTCCAGAAAAATGCCCCTACACCTATGAAGAAGCAATGACAAGGGACTTGAGAAAAGAAATATAA
- a CDS encoding aspartate carbamoyltransferase catalytic subunit — MAKHLISVRDLDKGDIQELKSLCEDFKRGRRENLEGDVALFFLESSTRTRLSFEKACRLLGLRTYYVGNRESSIEKGESFFDTVKTLSALGFRALIFRVPFVLFPYENYLKESISLINAGDGTHQHPTQGLIDLFTALETYGKVENLKVVFIGDILHSRVFRSSAYLFKLFDARLGVCGPRTLIPSDLSPFGVEEVFDRVEDAVEWADLCVWLRLQEERFKENYIASKESYFLQFGLTKERYKALKGYFMHPGPVNLYVDIDAEVLYSEKSLVLKQVEMGLYVRMAVLYWALKDG; from the coding sequence ATGGCAAAGCACCTTATCTCCGTGAGAGACCTTGATAAAGGAGATATACAAGAGTTAAAAAGCCTTTGTGAGGACTTCAAAAGGGGAAGAAGGGAAAACCTTGAGGGTGATGTGGCCCTTTTCTTTTTGGAAAGCTCTACAAGGACGCGCCTCTCCTTTGAAAAGGCCTGCAGGCTTTTGGGTCTTAGGACCTACTATGTGGGAAACAGGGAAAGCTCCATAGAAAAGGGAGAAAGCTTTTTTGACACGGTAAAGACCCTTTCTGCCCTTGGCTTTAGGGCCCTTATATTCAGAGTCCCCTTTGTGCTTTTCCCCTATGAGAATTATCTAAAAGAAAGCATAAGCCTTATAAACGCTGGAGATGGAACCCATCAGCATCCCACACAGGGCCTTATAGACCTTTTTACCGCCCTTGAGACCTACGGAAAGGTGGAAAACTTAAAGGTGGTCTTCATCGGTGATATACTCCACAGCAGGGTCTTTAGGTCCTCAGCTTACCTTTTTAAGCTCTTTGACGCAAGGCTTGGGGTGTGTGGCCCAAGGACCCTTATCCCTTCCGACCTTTCTCCCTTTGGCGTGGAGGAGGTCTTTGACAGGGTAGAGGATGCCGTAGAATGGGCAGACCTTTGCGTATGGCTAAGGCTTCAGGAGGAGAGGTTCAAAGAAAACTACATAGCCAGCAAGGAAAGCTACTTTTTGCAGTTTGGCCTAACAAAAGAAAGGTATAAGGCTCTAAAGGGCTACTTTATGCATCCGGGGCCTGTAAACCTTTATGTAGATATTGATGCAGAGGTGCTATACTCGGAAAAATCTTTGGTTCTAAAGCAGGTGGAGATGGGCCTTTATGTTAGGATGGCTGTGCTTTATTGGGCTTTGAAAGATGGCTAA
- the coaBC gene encoding bifunctional phosphopantothenoylcysteine decarboxylase/phosphopantothenate--cysteine ligase CoaBC, whose amino-acid sequence MAKILLGVSSSIAIYKACELIRELRKAGHEVRVVLSPFSERFISRLTFWALSGHKAYVDWEDDPLLHINLPRWSDLFLIAPCSINTLSKVALGIGDNLLTTCALSHKGTLMVAPAGNVEMYKNPAVQENIRRLKERGVIVIEPEEGRLLCEEEGQGKLASIERLLDWVEYGLRPKPLKGKKVLITVGATREFIDRVRFISNLSSGLMGFSLARLFRWYGAEVKVIAGFTTAKEPPEVEIIRVVSAEDMLKKVMDLKDWVDIIVMNAAVADYRPLEVYGGKMKKQERISLELVKNPDILKELGKVKGQRVLVGFALEEKERLRDEAIRKLREKNLDIIIANPLESMGSEAYEGLMVFKDGKLVEIKAQNKLEAGERIVSNILKIIEANG is encoded by the coding sequence ATGGCTAAGATACTTTTGGGTGTTAGCTCAAGCATAGCCATATACAAAGCTTGCGAGCTTATAAGGGAGTTAAGAAAGGCTGGCCATGAGGTAAGGGTGGTCCTTTCTCCCTTTTCTGAAAGGTTTATAAGCAGGCTTACCTTTTGGGCCCTTTCGGGCCACAAAGCCTACGTGGATTGGGAGGATGACCCACTTCTGCATATAAACCTACCAAGATGGTCTGACCTTTTCCTTATTGCTCCCTGTAGCATAAACACCCTCTCAAAGGTGGCCCTTGGCATAGGCGATAACCTTTTGACCACATGCGCCCTTTCTCATAAGGGAACCCTTATGGTGGCTCCAGCCGGAAATGTGGAGATGTATAAAAATCCTGCAGTGCAGGAGAACATAAGAAGGTTAAAAGAGAGGGGTGTGATAGTGATAGAGCCGGAGGAGGGAAGGCTACTTTGTGAAGAGGAGGGACAAGGCAAGCTTGCAAGCATAGAAAGACTGCTTGACTGGGTGGAGTATGGTTTGAGGCCAAAGCCACTAAAGGGGAAAAAGGTTCTTATCACCGTAGGTGCTACAAGGGAGTTTATAGACAGGGTAAGGTTCATATCCAACCTTTCTAGCGGTCTTATGGGCTTTTCCTTGGCAAGGCTTTTCCGATGGTATGGCGCAGAGGTCAAAGTAATAGCAGGCTTCACAACGGCCAAAGAGCCACCGGAGGTGGAAATAATAAGGGTTGTCTCGGCGGAGGATATGCTAAAAAAGGTTATGGACTTAAAAGATTGGGTAGACATCATAGTCATGAACGCCGCAGTGGCAGACTATAGGCCTCTGGAGGTCTACGGGGGAAAGATGAAAAAGCAAGAGAGGATTAGCCTTGAGCTTGTAAAAAATCCAGACATACTTAAGGAGCTTGGAAAGGTAAAAGGTCAAAGGGTCCTTGTGGGCTTTGCCCTTGAGGAAAAGGAAAGGCTAAGGGATGAGGCCATAAGGAAGCTAAGGGAGAAAAACCTTGACATAATAATAGCCAATCCTTTGGAAAGTATGGGGTCTGAGGCCTATGAGGGCCTAATGGTTTTCAAAGATGGCAAGTTAGTGGAAATAAAGGCACAGAACAAGCTGGAGGCTGGGGAGAGGATCGTTTCAAATATTTTGAAAATAATTGAAGCAAATGGGTAG
- the serA gene encoding phosphoglycerate dehydrogenase, whose product MYKILITDPISEKGIELLKREPDFEVDNEPDISYEELLEVVENYHCIITRSRTPVTAELIERAKNLKVIGRAGVGVDNVDIESASMKGILVINTPGANTIGATELTLAHMLNVIRNAHVAHNSMVEGRWDRKKFMGRELYGKTLGIIGLGNIGSQVAIRAKAFGMTVYAYDPYIPKEKADRLGVKLFDNLYHMLKQVDILTIHAPLTHETKHMITRKEFEIMKDGAILINCARGGIVKDEDLIWALESGKLYGVGLDVFSVEPPPKEFIDRISKFPNVSLSPHIGANTYESQENVAVIIAQQVIKALRGQTVEYVVNAPFPDLSVITLIKPHLDLAEKMGRFLVQWADEGIREVHIEVRGDIAQHFHPIASAVLMGILKEIVDFPVNIINASYVAKDRGIKVEELTSEESEDFKHYIRVVAKGNGTERVVAGSVLEGHIPRIFQIDSYRVDVEPEGIMLVFENRDVPGVIGRIGSLLGNAGVNIAGFRLGREKKGGIALGILNLDDPVPQEVLEELRKLPHIIFVKQVII is encoded by the coding sequence ATGTACAAAATTCTTATAACAGACCCTATCTCCGAAAAAGGTATTGAACTGCTAAAGCGTGAGCCAGATTTTGAAGTGGACAACGAACCCGACATATCCTATGAGGAGCTTCTTGAGGTGGTAGAAAACTACCACTGCATAATCACAAGGAGTAGAACGCCAGTGACGGCAGAGCTTATAGAAAGGGCAAAAAACCTCAAAGTTATAGGAAGGGCAGGTGTGGGTGTGGACAACGTGGATATAGAATCGGCCTCTATGAAGGGCATACTTGTAATAAACACACCCGGCGCCAACACCATAGGAGCCACCGAGCTAACCCTTGCACATATGTTAAACGTGATAAGGAACGCCCATGTGGCCCACAACAGTATGGTGGAGGGAAGGTGGGACAGGAAGAAGTTTATGGGTAGGGAGCTATACGGTAAGACCCTTGGCATAATAGGTCTTGGAAATATAGGCTCTCAGGTGGCCATAAGGGCAAAGGCCTTTGGCATGACCGTATACGCCTACGACCCATACATACCCAAAGAAAAGGCCGACAGGCTTGGTGTAAAACTTTTTGACAACCTATACCATATGTTAAAGCAGGTGGATATACTTACCATCCATGCGCCCTTAACTCATGAGACCAAGCATATGATAACGAGGAAAGAGTTTGAGATCATGAAAGATGGTGCCATACTTATAAACTGCGCCAGAGGCGGAATAGTAAAGGATGAGGATTTAATATGGGCTTTGGAGAGCGGCAAGCTTTATGGAGTAGGCCTTGATGTATTTTCTGTGGAACCCCCTCCAAAGGAGTTTATAGATAGAATATCCAAGTTTCCCAATGTGTCCCTTTCTCCCCACATAGGCGCCAACACTTACGAGTCTCAGGAGAATGTGGCGGTAATTATTGCTCAGCAGGTTATAAAGGCCCTAAGGGGTCAAACGGTGGAGTATGTGGTAAATGCTCCCTTCCCCGACTTGTCTGTCATTACCCTTATAAAACCTCATCTTGACCTTGCGGAGAAGATGGGAAGGTTTTTGGTCCAGTGGGCAGATGAAGGCATAAGGGAGGTGCATATTGAAGTAAGGGGAGATATAGCCCAACATTTCCATCCTATAGCTTCCGCCGTGCTTATGGGTATTTTGAAAGAGATAGTGGATTTTCCAGTAAACATCATAAACGCCAGCTATGTGGCAAAGGACAGAGGCATAAAGGTAGAGGAGCTAACCTCCGAAGAGAGTGAGGATTTCAAGCACTATATAAGGGTGGTGGCAAAGGGGAACGGTACGGAAAGGGTGGTGGCTGGTTCTGTGCTTGAAGGACACATTCCCAGAATATTCCAGATTGATTCCTATAGGGTGGATGTGGAGCCTGAGGGCATAATGCTTGTTTTTGAAAACAGGGATGTGCCGGGTGTAATAGGAAGGATAGGCAGTCTTTTGGGTAATGCGGGGGTCAATATAGCTGGCTTTAGGCTTGGAAGAGAAAAGAAGGGTGGCATAGCCCTCGGCATCCTAAACCTTGATGATCCAGTGCCACAGGAGGTGCTTGAAGAGCTAAGAAAGCTACCCCACATCATCTTTGTAAAGCAGGTGATAATATAG
- a CDS encoding methyltransferase domain-containing protein, with amino-acid sequence MNQYWDPHAYARDASFVSELATPVIELLNPRPGERILDLGCGDGVLSRKLMDMGCVVIGIDSSPDMVKAAVELGVDARVGDGQELAFYEEFDAVFSNAALHWMTHPDAVISGVQRALKPGGRFVGEFGGYGNIETVIRALRKALPKYGIDFYEVNPWYFPTAKEYRARLEAHSMDVRLCELIPRPTRLNTQLVNWLKVFARRFLETVPEFERENFLEEIITHCKGGLQNLEGKWILDYVRLQFIAFKPSRPKKLQNVKKC; translated from the coding sequence ATGAACCAATATTGGGATCCACATGCATATGCAAGAGATGCGAGCTTTGTCTCGGAATTAGCCACACCAGTAATAGAACTGCTGAATCCCCGTCCAGGTGAGCGTATTCTTGACTTAGGATGTGGTGATGGCGTTTTAAGCCGAAAACTTATGGATATGGGTTGTGTTGTTATAGGTATTGACTCTAGCCCTGATATGGTAAAGGCGGCTGTAGAGCTAGGTGTGGATGCACGCGTCGGTGATGGGCAAGAGCTTGCCTTTTATGAGGAATTTGATGCAGTATTTTCTAATGCAGCACTCCACTGGATGACCCACCCAGATGCTGTCATCTCCGGGGTGCAGCGCGCTTTGAAACCAGGGGGGAGGTTTGTGGGCGAGTTCGGAGGGTATGGAAACATTGAAACAGTAATCAGGGCTTTACGTAAAGCCTTACCCAAGTATGGTATAGATTTTTATGAGGTAAACCCATGGTACTTTCCTACAGCCAAGGAGTATAGAGCACGGCTTGAAGCTCACTCAATGGATGTCCGCCTGTGTGAGCTTATCCCTAGGCCTACAAGGCTAAATACGCAACTTGTGAATTGGTTAAAAGTATTTGCTAGGAGATTCTTGGAGACTGTGCCCGAATTTGAGCGTGAAAACTTTTTAGAAGAGATTATTACCCATTGCAAGGGAGGACTACAGAACTTAGAAGGTAAATGGATATTGGACTATGTGCGCTTGCAGTTTATAGCTTTTAAACCCAGTAGACCAAAAAAGTTGCAAAATGTAAAAAAGTGCTGA
- a CDS encoding flavodoxin family protein produces MSNVLIIYDSRTGNTKKMAELVAEGAKRVEGTEVRLKYVEEATKEDILWCHGLAVGTPTHMGIVSWRLKRFFDDVMGELWGTIDGKIGCAFSSSGGWGGGNEVACLSVLYMLINYGFLVFGLTDYVGKKFTLHYGAVVAGEPRTEEEKEACMRLGERLAQYVAVLYNGKKELIEHVRSFGGKFPW; encoded by the coding sequence ATGAGCAACGTGCTAATCATCTACGATAGCAGGACGGGAAATACCAAAAAGATGGCCGAGCTTGTGGCTGAAGGAGCAAAAAGGGTGGAAGGTACAGAGGTAAGATTAAAGTACGTGGAGGAGGCCACAAAGGAAGATATCCTTTGGTGTCATGGTCTTGCGGTGGGGACGCCAACCCACATGGGCATAGTCTCATGGAGGCTAAAGAGGTTCTTTGATGATGTGATGGGAGAGCTTTGGGGCACCATTGACGGCAAGATAGGCTGTGCCTTCTCCTCCTCCGGCGGTTGGGGTGGTGGCAATGAAGTGGCCTGCCTTTCTGTCCTCTATATGCTCATAAACTACGGCTTTTTGGTTTTTGGCCTCACAGACTATGTAGGTAAAAAGTTTACCTTGCATTATGGGGCTGTGGTGGCTGGAGAGCCAAGGACGGAGGAAGAAAAGGAGGCCTGTATGAGGCTTGGTGAGAGGCTTGCCCAGTATGTAGCCGTCCTTTACAATGGAAAGAAGGAGCTTATAGAACATGTAAGAAGCTTTGGAGGTAAGTTTCCATGGTGA
- a CDS encoding (2Fe-2S)-binding protein, translating to MVKNFELKINGKLYKVKAYEDEPLLWVIRERLRLTGTKFGCGMGLCGACTVLIDKRAQRSCLVPVSSAVGKEIITIEGIPSNHPLKRAWIELQVPQCGYCQPGQIMEAYALLLENPKPTRDQIVQMLSSHICRCGTYNRIIGAVEKAVKGGKT from the coding sequence ATGGTGAAGAATTTTGAGCTAAAGATAAACGGCAAGCTATACAAAGTAAAAGCTTACGAGGATGAGCCTCTTCTGTGGGTCATAAGGGAGAGGCTAAGGCTTACAGGCACCAAGTTTGGCTGTGGCATGGGCCTGTGCGGTGCTTGCACGGTGCTGATAGACAAAAGGGCCCAAAGGTCTTGCCTTGTGCCAGTGTCTTCCGCTGTGGGAAAGGAGATAATAACTATAGAGGGCATCCCCTCAAACCATCCTCTAAAACGGGCTTGGATAGAGCTTCAGGTGCCACAGTGTGGCTACTGCCAGCCGGGACAGATAATGGAGGCCTACGCCCTACTCCTTGAAAATCCAAAGCCCACAAGGGACCAGATAGTCCAAATGCTCTCTTCCCATATTTGCAGGTGCGGGACTTACAACAGGATAATAGGCGCAGTAGAAAAAGCGGTGAAGGGAGGTAAAACATGA